In Actinoplanes lobatus, the DNA window GTGAGCGCCTTCTCGTCGGCGTCGAGGGTGGCGAGGAACGCCTCGGCCGCCTGGACCACCCCGGCGACCGATTTCTCGTACGACCTGACGATGGGCAGCGCCGCGCTGGACCTCCCGGTCGTCGGCTCCTGGTCCGCCGACTCGCCGCAGCCCGCGGACGCGAGCACGAGAAGCACGCCGGCGAAGGCCGGCCACCGATTTCTCACGATCCGCCCCCTGGTGAAGATCCGTCCGGATCATCACGTTAGCGATCGTTGAGCACCTTCAAGGCGATATCACCCAACTCCGCACTCCGGGAATACAGCGACGCCCCCGGCCCCGGCCGGGTCCGCCCGTCCAGCCCCCGGTAGTCGCCGCCGGCCTCGGTCACGATCAGCGAGGTGGCCGCGAAGTCCCAGATCTTGCCGCCGGTCTGCACCGCCAGATCCAGTTCGCCCCGGGCCACCAGCAACGCGGGCTGCACCGTCCACGCGCGCTCGTCGGCCGCCTCGATGAGAGGGGCGACCTTGTCGCGTCCCCAGTCCGGCACCACGCCGAGCCGGCTCCCGGCCAGCTCCGCCGGCCCGGCGCCGGCGACCCGGATCCGGTGTTCGCCGAGGATCCGCCCGTCCTGGATCCGGCCCTCCCAGGTGCCGCCGCCGCGTTCGGCCCACCAGATCCGTCCCTGGGCCGGGACGGCCGCGACGGCGACGCTGATCTCGTCCCGCTCCTCGAGGGCGATCAGCACGAGCCACCGGTTGTCGCCCTCGACGAAGAGATGGGTGCCGTCGATCGGGTCGATGATCCAGCGGCGGCCCTCGGTGCCGGCGGTCTCGCCGTGCTCCTCGCCGAGAACCGCGTCCCCCGGCCGGGCGGCGGCGAGAACCTCCCGGA includes these proteins:
- a CDS encoding inositol monophosphatase family protein; translated protein: MADDLRLAQDAALAGAAEGLRHFAALAGLPREVKTDGSVVTAADRAVETRIREVLAAARPGDAVLGEEHGETAGTEGRRWIIDPIDGTHLFVEGDNRWLVLIALEERDEISVAVAAVPAQGRIWWAERGGGTWEGRIQDGRILGEHRIRVAGAGPAELAGSRLGVVPDWGRDKVAPLIEAADERAWTVQPALLVARGELDLAVQTGGKIWDFAATSLIVTEAGGDYRGLDGRTRPGPGASLYSRSAELGDIALKVLNDR